In a single window of the Acinetobacter sp. CS-2 genome:
- a CDS encoding carbapenem-hydrolyzing class D beta-lactamase OXA-58: MKLLKILSLVCLSISIGACAEHSMSRAKTSTIPQVNNSIIDQNVQALFNEISADAVFVTYDGQNIKKYGTHLDRAKTAYIPASTFKIANALIGLENHKATSTEIFKWDGKPRFFKAWDKDFTLGEAMQASTVPVYQELARRIGPSLMQSELQRIGYGNMQIGTEVDQFWLKGPLTITPIQEVKFVYDLAQGQLPFKPEVQQQVKEMLYVERRGENRLYAKSGWGMAVDPQVGWYVGFVEKADGQVVAFALNMQMKAGDDIALRKQLSLDVLDKLGVFHYL; the protein is encoded by the coding sequence ATGAAATTATTAAAAATATTGAGTTTAGTTTGCTTAAGCATAAGTATTGGGGCTTGTGCTGAGCATAGTATGAGTCGAGCAAAAACAAGTACAATTCCACAAGTGAATAACTCAATCATCGATCAGAATGTTCAAGCGCTTTTTAATGAAATCTCAGCTGATGCTGTGTTTGTCACATATGATGGTCAAAATATTAAAAAATATGGCACGCATTTAGACCGAGCAAAAACAGCTTATATTCCTGCATCTACATTTAAAATTGCCAATGCACTAATTGGTTTAGAAAATCATAAAGCAACATCTACAGAAATATTTAAGTGGGATGGAAAGCCACGTTTTTTTAAAGCATGGGACAAAGATTTTACTTTGGGCGAAGCCATGCAAGCATCTACAGTGCCTGTATATCAAGAATTGGCACGTCGTATTGGTCCAAGCTTAATGCAAAGTGAATTGCAACGTATTGGTTATGGCAATATGCAAATAGGCACGGAAGTTGATCAATTTTGGTTGAAAGGGCCTTTGACAATTACACCTATACAAGAAGTAAAGTTTGTGTATGATTTAGCCCAAGGGCAATTGCCTTTTAAACCTGAAGTTCAGCAACAAGTGAAAGAGATGTTGTATGTAGAGCGCAGAGGGGAGAATCGTCTATATGCTAAAAGTGGCTGGGGAATGGCTGTAGACCCGCAAGTGGGTTGGTATGTGGGTTTTGTTGAAAAGGCAGATGGGCAAGTGGTGGCATTTGCTTTAAATATGCAAATGAAAGCTGGTGATGATATTGCTCTACGTAAACAATTGTCTTTAGATGTGCTAGATAAGTTGGGTGTTTTTCATTATTTATAA
- the adeR gene encoding efflux system response regulator transcription factor AdeR, producing MYPNLQHSFENSVILVVEDDYDIGDILEKYIKNENMQVIRALDGQQALECLKANSIDLILLDIKLPKLNGWEILQIIRQTSHLPVIMLTALDDQVNKIMGLKMGADDFIIKPFNPNEVIARIQAVLRRSTSQNMEITNIIRYRNIEINPDHHQVYISNGQRNQLLNLTLTEYKILFLMAKTPNKVFTRNELIQNCMPESDALDRTVDSHISKLRKKLEENDVNGLLINVRGVGYRLDQNHEI from the coding sequence ATGTATCCAAATCTACAGCACAGCTTCGAAAACAGCGTCATTCTCGTTGTAGAAGATGATTATGATATTGGTGACATTCTTGAAAAATACATAAAAAATGAAAACATGCAGGTCATCCGTGCATTGGATGGACAACAAGCTTTAGAGTGCCTAAAAGCCAACTCTATCGACCTGATTCTCCTTGATATTAAATTACCCAAACTAAATGGCTGGGAAATTCTACAAATCATCCGTCAAACAAGTCATTTACCTGTCATTATGCTGACTGCCTTAGATGATCAAGTGAATAAGATCATGGGGCTAAAAATGGGTGCTGATGACTTTATTATTAAGCCATTTAACCCAAACGAAGTGATTGCACGAATACAAGCCGTACTTAGACGAAGTACAAGCCAAAATATGGAAATAACTAATATTATTCGTTATAGAAATATTGAAATTAATCCAGATCATCATCAAGTTTACATTTCAAATGGTCAAAGAAATCAGTTGCTCAACCTTACGTTAACTGAGTATAAGATACTGTTTTTGATGGCAAAAACACCGAATAAAGTCTTTACACGTAATGAATTGATCCAAAACTGTATGCCTGAAAGTGATGCTTTAGATCGCACTGTAGATAGCCATATCAGCAAATTACGCAAAAAACTTGAAGAAAATGATGTAAATGGCTTATTAATCAATGTCCGTGGCGTGGGGTATCGCTTAGATCAAAATCATGAAATTTAA